From a single Desulfosalsimonas propionicica genomic region:
- a CDS encoding 4Fe-4S binding protein encodes MNDVKNPGNSGNDPKKQEKFACRTSHSEPGPGDGGRTGSWRVLRPVIDLDKCIPAKRNKAACFNCWLYCPDGVITKTIPPTIDYEYCKGCEICAEECPADAITMVEETLILMEEK; translated from the coding sequence ATGAATGACGTGAAAAATCCCGGCAATTCCGGAAATGATCCCAAAAAGCAGGAGAAATTTGCCTGCCGCACATCCCACAGCGAGCCCGGACCCGGCGACGGCGGGCGAACCGGATCATGGCGGGTGCTTCGCCCGGTCATTGATTTGGACAAATGCATCCCGGCCAAACGCAACAAGGCGGCCTGTTTTAACTGCTGGCTGTATTGCCCTGACGGGGTGATCACCAAAACCATCCCGCCCACCATTGATTATGAATACTGCAAGGGATGCGAGATTTGCGCCGAGGAATGCCCGGCCGACGCCATCACAATGGTGGAGGAAACTCTGATTCTCATGGAGGAAAAGTAA
- a CDS encoding 2-oxoacid:acceptor oxidoreductase family protein, with translation MRDDIIEIRWHGRGGQGAITAAKIVANAAFTSGYGGVVMAPTFGTERRGAPVLTSLKISKSKIYDLSPITEPDMVLVLDHLLVEEIDVAAGLKPGGLIIINSPRPPETFDFPGMKIATADVTTMAANAGLPTGIVNTGIIGAFAKAAGLLDMDTLAGTIEAEFAGKNPEKNAEAARMTHAHTLIGDA, from the coding sequence ATGCGAGACGACATCATCGAAATCCGATGGCACGGCCGCGGCGGTCAGGGGGCCATCACGGCAGCCAAGATCGTTGCCAATGCGGCCTTTACATCAGGCTACGGCGGGGTGGTCATGGCCCCGACCTTTGGCACGGAACGGCGGGGCGCACCCGTGCTGACCTCCCTGAAAATATCAAAAAGCAAAATCTATGACCTGTCTCCCATAACAGAGCCGGACATGGTGCTTGTGCTCGATCACCTTCTGGTGGAGGAAATCGACGTGGCCGCCGGGCTCAAACCCGGCGGGCTGATTATTATCAACTCGCCCAGGCCGCCGGAAACCTTTGATTTTCCAGGGATGAAAATCGCCACTGCGGATGTTACCACAATGGCCGCCAACGCAGGTCTGCCCACGGGCATTGTCAACACGGGTATCATCGGCGCATTTGCCAAAGCCGCCGGCCTCCTTGACATGGATACCCTGGCCGGGACCATCGAAGCAGAATTTGCCGGAAAAAACCCGGAGAAAAACGCTGAAGCCGCCCGCATGACCCATGCGCATACGCTGATTGGAGACGCCTGA
- a CDS encoding sterol desaturase family protein, with protein MTIDNHQAMLVKTRKEESFQTVNMLLLDNATIIRLGFFLGIFSAMAIWEAKAPRRVLQQSKPTRWANNLILTFLNAFVLRLVFSAAAAGAALLAAEKGWGLFNTLPVPEWIGGLVSVLVLDLVIYTQHVIFHKVPVFWRLHRMHHTDLDIDVTTGARFHPLEIIISMALKMGIVVALGAPAWAVVVFEVLLNGTSMFNHSNINMNPGADRWIRRLIVTPDMHRVHHSVLIRETDSNFGFNLSWWDRLFDTYIDQPAAGHEAMKIGLANYRDPKWLKLGWMLVVPASRYER; from the coding sequence ATGACAATAGATAATCACCAGGCTATGCTTGTCAAAACACGAAAAGAGGAGTCCTTTCAAACCGTGAACATGCTTCTTCTCGACAATGCAACAATCATCCGCCTCGGATTTTTTCTGGGAATCTTTTCGGCCATGGCCATATGGGAGGCAAAAGCCCCCCGCCGGGTACTGCAGCAAAGCAAGCCAACCCGATGGGCCAACAATCTGATTTTGACCTTTTTAAACGCTTTTGTCCTGAGACTGGTGTTTTCGGCAGCGGCTGCGGGCGCGGCCCTGCTGGCGGCTGAAAAAGGATGGGGGCTGTTTAACACACTGCCCGTGCCGGAATGGATCGGCGGACTGGTATCAGTACTTGTTCTGGACCTGGTCATTTATACCCAGCACGTAATCTTTCACAAGGTTCCGGTTTTCTGGCGGCTTCACCGGATGCACCACACGGATCTCGACATTGATGTCACCACTGGCGCCAGGTTTCATCCCCTTGAAATCATTATCTCCATGGCCTTGAAAATGGGGATTGTGGTTGCCCTGGGCGCGCCCGCGTGGGCGGTTGTGGTCTTTGAGGTGCTGTTAAACGGCACCTCCATGTTTAACCACAGCAACATCAACATGAATCCCGGTGCTGACCGCTGGATCCGGCGGCTTATCGTGACCCCGGACATGCACCGGGTGCACCATTCGGTACTCATCCGGGAGACCGACAGCAATTTTGGATTCAATCTTTCCTGGTGGGACCGCCTGTTTGACACCTACATTGATCAGCCGGCCGCCGGCCATGAGGCCATGAAAATCGGTCTGGCCAATTACCGGGACCCCAAATGGCTCAAACTTGGATGGATGCTCGTTGTACCGGCTTCCCGCTACGAGCGCTGA
- a CDS encoding TIGR04282 family arsenosugar biosynthesis glycosyltransferase, whose product MKKFNPQRCIIVFVKAPVEGLVKTRLAGCLGARGALLLYRALADDVLAAVCAMDCQVRVFYYPANHQDIVRGWLGDDLPLYVQQGADLGERMHHALCCTAADGFERIVLVGSDIPGIDEQIIKNAFTALATRPAVFGPAKDGGYYLAGFKSGAIFPQAFAAIDWGSSDVFEQTMKRFEKKGQTPAVLPVLSDMDTPEDLRALAVQLAGAGGFQGRLLHTREVLEKINIL is encoded by the coding sequence ATGAAAAAATTCAATCCACAACGCTGCATTATCGTTTTTGTCAAGGCCCCGGTGGAAGGCTTGGTCAAGACCCGACTGGCGGGGTGTCTTGGTGCGCGCGGGGCGTTGCTGCTGTATCGGGCGCTTGCAGATGATGTGCTGGCGGCTGTCTGCGCCATGGATTGCCAGGTGCGCGTTTTTTATTATCCAGCAAATCATCAGGACATTGTGCGCGGCTGGCTGGGAGACGATCTGCCGCTTTATGTCCAGCAGGGCGCGGATCTGGGCGAGCGTATGCATCACGCGTTATGCTGCACTGCAGCCGATGGGTTTGAACGCATTGTCCTGGTGGGTTCGGATATACCGGGGATTGATGAACAGATCATCAAAAACGCCTTTACCGCTTTGGCAACCCGGCCCGCGGTTTTCGGCCCGGCAAAGGATGGGGGATATTATCTGGCGGGATTTAAATCCGGCGCTATTTTTCCCCAGGCCTTTGCCGCCATTGACTGGGGATCTTCAGACGTTTTTGAACAGACGATGAAACGCTTTGAAAAAAAAGGACAAACCCCTGCGGTGCTGCCGGTTCTCAGCGATATGGACACCCCTGAAGACCTCCGGGCCCTGGCCGTGCAACTGGCGGGGGCCGGCGGATTTCAGGGCCGGCTTTTGCACACCCGGGAGGTGCTTGAAAAGATAAATATCCTCTGA
- a CDS encoding TIGR04283 family arsenosugar biosynthesis glycosyltransferase, with translation MKNTKDFRILTPPVVSLIVPVLNEQETINRTIANLSGACRGFKAEIIIVDGDPAGSTINGLDTNQVITLVAPAGRASQMNAGAKAASGGILLFVHADTHLPAGAMEDVIKTCRRPEIAAGAFFLGIAGSKRIFRVIAILANVRCRLTRIAYGDQAMFVKKRIFWQIGGFADIPIMEDIEIMQRLKKNRLAIHLVPKPVKTSARRWEKEGLIYGIVRNNLLACLYYAGVGPLVLKKFYK, from the coding sequence ATGAAAAATACAAAAGATTTCCGGATTCTGACGCCCCCGGTGGTTTCCCTCATTGTGCCGGTCTTAAATGAGCAGGAAACCATAAATCGCACAATAGCAAACCTGTCCGGTGCATGCAGGGGTTTTAAGGCTGAGATCATCATCGTTGACGGAGACCCGGCAGGCTCCACGATCAATGGTCTTGACACCAATCAGGTCATCACCCTTGTTGCCCCGGCCGGACGGGCCTCCCAGATGAATGCCGGGGCAAAAGCTGCCAGCGGCGGCATTCTGCTTTTTGTCCACGCAGACACTCACCTGCCGGCAGGGGCCATGGAGGATGTGATCAAAACCTGCCGCCGGCCGGAGATTGCCGCAGGCGCATTTTTTCTTGGCATTGCCGGGTCAAAAAGGATCTTTCGTGTGATTGCAATCCTGGCCAATGTTCGCTGCCGTCTGACCCGCATTGCCTACGGCGATCAGGCCATGTTTGTCAAAAAACGGATCTTTTGGCAGATCGGCGGATTTGCCGATATCCCGATTATGGAAGATATCGAGATCATGCAGCGGTTAAAGAAAAACCGACTGGCAATCCATCTGGTCCCAAAGCCCGTGAAAACATCTGCCCGGCGCTGGGAAAAAGAGGGCCTGATTTACGGCATTGTCCGAAACAACCTGCTTGCATGCCTGTATTATGCAGGTGTCGGGCCCCTGGTGCTCAAAAAATTTTATAAATAG
- a CDS encoding cache domain-containing protein — protein MTRRAYYLAAILIAVLLAFPAAAAESATKEECVEMCREAAALINSQGAEAGIEKISDQRGPFVWKDSYVFLMDLDGKMLAHPFKPELTKKDHVLLITDPTDKALFVHFVNLARSRGEGWVEYMWPKPGKSTPHKKITYIYRVPDTDMFVGAGVYVSGMMY, from the coding sequence ATGACCCGTCGTGCTTATTATCTCGCAGCCATACTGATTGCCGTGCTGCTGGCTTTCCCGGCGGCAGCCGCCGAATCAGCAACAAAGGAAGAATGCGTGGAAATGTGCCGGGAAGCCGCAGCCCTGATCAACTCCCAGGGCGCGGAGGCAGGGATTGAAAAGATCAGTGACCAGCGGGGCCCGTTTGTATGGAAGGACTCGTATGTGTTTCTCATGGACCTGGACGGCAAGATGCTGGCCCATCCCTTCAAACCCGAGCTGACCAAAAAAGATCATGTGCTGCTGATAACCGACCCAACAGACAAAGCCCTTTTCGTGCATTTCGTCAACCTGGCCCGCTCCCGGGGCGAAGGCTGGGTGGAATACATGTGGCCCAAGCCCGGCAAATCCACCCCGCACAAAAAAATTACCTACATCTACCGGGTGCCGGATACGGACATGTTTGTGGGCGCAGGGGTTTATGTCAGCGGAATGATGTACTGA
- a CDS encoding acetate uptake transporter codes for MAQADAPKGNPAVVGLAGFGITTLILQFHNVGWCGVGPVLALAFIFGGLAQLIAGYLEFNVGNNFGFSAFCSYGAFWISLGIIFMLNHFNVYHASTEDVGWFLVCWTLYTFIMWFPAMRIHSAMAVTFTLLLIGFILLDIAHFGYDQFTVIAGYELMACAASALYMMAHVIYAQVFGRDVLPVGKPWIK; via the coding sequence ATGGCCCAGGCAGATGCGCCCAAAGGGAATCCGGCGGTTGTCGGACTGGCCGGATTCGGCATTACCACCCTGATTCTTCAGTTCCACAATGTCGGCTGGTGCGGGGTCGGCCCTGTGCTGGCCCTTGCCTTTATTTTCGGGGGACTGGCACAGCTCATTGCCGGGTACCTGGAATTCAATGTGGGAAACAATTTCGGCTTCAGCGCGTTTTGCTCCTACGGGGCTTTCTGGATCTCGCTGGGCATCATTTTCATGCTCAACCACTTCAACGTCTACCATGCCAGCACCGAGGACGTGGGCTGGTTTCTGGTCTGCTGGACCCTTTACACCTTTATCATGTGGTTTCCGGCCATGCGGATTCACTCGGCCATGGCCGTGACATTCACCCTGCTTTTAATCGGTTTCATTCTTCTTGATATTGCCCATTTCGGCTACGATCAGTTCACCGTGATCGCCGGTTACGAATTGATGGCATGCGCTGCCTCGGCCCTGTACATGATGGCCCATGTCATTTACGCCCAGGTCTTTGGCCGCGACGTGCTGCCCGTGGGAAAGCCCTGGATCAAATAA
- a CDS encoding c-type heme family protein, which yields MHRRSMKTRFYFGAGCILFVFCGVFSLVQYFALRNIVIDDVYKNTEIFIGTASATRNYVKDVLRPHMVELLSPEAFVPEAMSTSFVSREVLNGLRDRFPDFSYKRAAHNPKNPVNMADSFEMEKLRWFGNHPETDEWHGIIEKDNRSFFTRMKAIYAEAQCLKCHGRPGEAPDALKEIYGSENGYDFNVGDVVAADTIYIPVDVSFFKIKETAWLMFVVAATALFSLLGLFILLFNRTVVTDLKGVLTRFKTLSGHELAEPRLEYNGQSDELEQVKWAFEDVASDLKVTHDTLRASEAKFRLLFESSQDAILILDGHTRMRDINPAGLQFFGFCDKEEALSIETCFQLFWDTRDAAGFWEEINEKGFARGLELPLVDRNGKKLTAIVSASRRVDENGRPAGIYMMLTDTTEKRRMEKYLAQTEKLASIGQLASGVAHEINNPLGVIRCYANLIAKSRAEDAQVVEDLQIIRKHTDQCKSVVEALLNFARVSEPRKAAADVRACLEEVLSVLEVQFQKSRIEIRRCFADDLPHVTLDAAKIKQVFMNLLINARQAMENKGSLTVSVQSEPDKNMLSIAISDTGAGISDLHIDRIFDPFFTTKGPGKGTGLGLSVSYGIVKQHGGDIVVESAPGNGTTFTIFLPLDEDGRNCS from the coding sequence ATGCATCGAAGATCCATGAAAACCCGGTTTTATTTTGGTGCGGGCTGCATTCTTTTTGTTTTCTGCGGGGTTTTTTCGCTTGTTCAGTACTTTGCCCTGCGCAATATCGTCATTGACGACGTGTATAAAAACACGGAAATTTTTATCGGCACGGCCAGTGCCACCCGCAATTATGTCAAGGATGTGCTGCGGCCCCACATGGTGGAGCTGCTCTCGCCGGAAGCCTTTGTGCCCGAAGCCATGTCCACCTCCTTTGTCAGCCGCGAGGTCTTAAACGGTCTTCGCGACCGGTTTCCGGATTTTTCCTACAAGCGCGCGGCGCATAATCCGAAAAATCCCGTGAATATGGCGGATTCATTTGAAATGGAAAAGCTGCGCTGGTTTGGCAATCATCCGGAGACCGATGAGTGGCACGGCATCATCGAAAAAGACAACCGGTCCTTTTTTACCCGTATGAAGGCCATTTACGCCGAAGCCCAGTGTCTCAAATGTCATGGCCGCCCCGGAGAGGCACCGGATGCCTTAAAGGAGATCTACGGATCGGAAAACGGCTATGATTTTAACGTGGGCGACGTGGTCGCTGCGGACACCATTTATATCCCGGTGGATGTCAGTTTTTTTAAAATCAAGGAGACCGCCTGGCTGATGTTTGTTGTGGCGGCCACTGCCCTTTTTTCCCTGCTTGGACTTTTTATCCTCTTGTTTAACCGCACCGTGGTCACCGATCTCAAGGGCGTGCTGACGCGGTTTAAGACCCTGTCCGGCCACGAATTGGCCGAGCCCCGGCTGGAATACAACGGGCAAAGCGATGAACTCGAACAGGTGAAATGGGCGTTTGAAGACGTGGCCTCGGATCTGAAGGTCACCCATGATACGCTGCGGGCTTCTGAGGCCAAGTTTCGCCTGTTGTTTGAAAGCTCCCAGGACGCCATCCTGATCCTTGACGGCCATACCCGGATGAGAGACATCAATCCGGCGGGATTGCAGTTTTTCGGGTTTTGCGACAAAGAGGAGGCCCTGTCCATTGAGACCTGTTTTCAGCTGTTTTGGGATACCCGGGATGCGGCCGGCTTTTGGGAGGAAATCAATGAAAAGGGGTTTGCCAGGGGGCTTGAGCTGCCGCTTGTGGACCGAAACGGCAAAAAGCTGACCGCCATTGTTTCAGCCTCAAGGCGCGTGGATGAAAACGGCCGGCCTGCGGGCATTTACATGATGCTCACAGATACCACGGAAAAGCGGCGGATGGAAAAATACCTGGCCCAGACCGAAAAACTGGCCTCCATCGGTCAGCTGGCATCCGGCGTGGCCCATGAAATCAACAATCCCCTGGGGGTGATCCGTTGCTATGCCAACCTCATCGCAAAAAGCCGGGCAGAAGATGCGCAGGTGGTGGAAGATCTCCAGATTATCCGAAAGCACACGGATCAGTGTAAATCCGTAGTGGAGGCGCTGCTCAATTTTGCCCGGGTCTCAGAGCCCAGAAAGGCGGCCGCGGATGTGCGGGCCTGTCTCGAAGAGGTCCTTTCCGTGCTGGAAGTGCAGTTTCAGAAAAGCCGTATTGAAATCCGCCGTTGCTTTGCAGATGATCTGCCCCATGTAACCCTGGATGCGGCCAAAATCAAACAGGTGTTTATGAATCTGCTGATCAACGCCCGGCAGGCCATGGAAAATAAGGGCTCACTGACGGTTTCCGTGCAGTCGGAGCCGGACAAAAACATGCTCTCCATTGCCATTTCCGATACAGGGGCGGGCATTTCCGATCTTCACATCGACCGGATATTTGACCCGTTTTTTACCACCAAGGGGCCGGGAAAGGGCACGGGCCTGGGCCTTTCGGTGAGCTACGGCATTGTCAAGCAGCACGGCGGCGATATCGTGGTTGAAAGCGCTCCGGGCAATGGCACCACCTTTACCATTTTTCTGCCGCTGGACGAAGACGGCCGCAACTGCTCATGA
- a CDS encoding sigma-54-dependent transcriptional regulator — MSDTILVVDDQPDLLMGLERTLAMEFGCRVLTAEGGPRALEVLEKEPVDVVLADICMPDMDGIELLKRIKETDSSITVIIMTAYGTIETAVQAIREGAFDFIQKPLDEDRLIHLLKNGLEYNRLVRENNRLMERLCEKALFENMIGNSPPMQKVFQTIQMLARTDVTVLVRGETGTGKDMAARAVHGLSARKNAHMVTVNCPALPETILESELFGHRKGAFTSANQDKKGLFDQAHGSTIFLDEIGDLSLPVQTKLLRVLEDKQIMPLGDSQSHEVDVRIITATNQNLEEKIKNREFREDLYYRLNVASLHMPPLKDIRRDIPLLADHFVKKIACENNAEPKVLAPEVVDYLLNRNWPGNIRELENTIRGWCALTAEPVITLAHTGKTPQARVQTPDVRQVDVTRPYKDLKAEIIDSFTLDYLCRLLAHTSGNISLSAQISGIKRQSLQKIIKRYNVSVEQYRS, encoded by the coding sequence ATGTCTGATACCATACTTGTTGTTGATGACCAGCCCGATCTGCTCATGGGTCTGGAGCGCACCCTGGCCATGGAGTTCGGCTGCCGGGTGCTGACTGCCGAAGGCGGGCCCCGGGCCCTGGAAGTGCTTGAAAAAGAGCCGGTGGATGTGGTGCTGGCTGATATCTGCATGCCGGACATGGACGGCATTGAATTGCTAAAGCGTATCAAGGAGACCGATTCCTCCATTACCGTGATCATCATGACCGCTTACGGCACCATTGAAACCGCGGTTCAGGCCATCCGGGAAGGCGCCTTTGATTTTATCCAGAAACCCCTGGATGAAGACCGCCTGATTCACCTGCTGAAAAACGGCCTGGAATACAACCGCCTGGTGCGGGAAAACAACCGGCTCATGGAAAGATTGTGTGAAAAAGCCTTGTTTGAAAACATGATCGGCAACAGCCCGCCCATGCAGAAGGTGTTTCAGACCATCCAAATGCTGGCCCGCACGGATGTCACGGTGCTGGTCCGGGGCGAGACCGGCACCGGCAAGGACATGGCCGCCAGGGCGGTCCATGGATTGAGCGCCCGGAAAAACGCCCATATGGTGACGGTCAACTGTCCGGCCCTGCCGGAAACTATTCTGGAAAGCGAGCTTTTCGGTCATCGCAAAGGCGCTTTTACCAGCGCCAACCAGGACAAAAAGGGTCTGTTTGATCAGGCCCACGGCAGCACCATCTTTCTTGATGAAATCGGGGATTTGTCTTTGCCCGTGCAGACCAAGCTGCTTCGGGTGCTGGAAGACAAGCAGATCATGCCCCTGGGCGACAGCCAAAGCCATGAGGTGGATGTGCGCATTATCACCGCCACTAACCAGAACCTGGAGGAAAAGATCAAAAACCGGGAATTTCGGGAAGACCTGTATTACCGGCTAAACGTGGCGTCCCTGCATATGCCCCCGTTAAAAGATATCCGCCGGGATATTCCCCTGCTGGCCGATCATTTTGTCAAAAAGATTGCCTGTGAAAACAATGCTGAGCCCAAGGTTCTGGCACCGGAAGTCGTGGATTATCTGTTAAATCGGAACTGGCCCGGAAATATCCGGGAGCTGGAAAACACCATCCGGGGCTGGTGCGCGCTGACCGCAGAGCCGGTCATCACCCTGGCTCATACCGGAAAAACCCCGCAAGCCAGGGTTCAGACGCCGGATGTCCGCCAGGTGGATGTGACCCGGCCCTATAAGGATTTAAAGGCAGAGATCATCGACAGCTTTACCCTGGATTACCTGTGCCGGCTGCTGGCCCACACCAGCGGCAATATCAGCTTATCGGCCCAGATCAGCGGAATCAAGCGCCAGTCCCTGCAGAAAATCATCAAACGCTATAACGTGTCCGTGGAACAATACCGGTCATAA
- a CDS encoding YeiH family protein, translated as MVENIEQRSPDDEVVMDKPTSQWSDLWKKEDYMAIWLGFVILLVGVLIYFNNAPSDMDQTISRANATLEEQADRAPFKTIEWFQAMDAKSKLKATSSSIGNTIKEFTSKPHGWSGNPVHAFYMDEQTAAEIRRKATVKYEAASQRAEAALAEARQAQQAAAAANFNNESLNEQAFDEITQWREAKASASAAKKKAGVSAYNQIPHLIGLMIVLGVFFGIGMKFMGKSFGQFVKGFLFVFLIAILAYTAAGNATMKHYGIGYAAWAILFGLIISNTVGTPKWVMPSVQTEYFIKTGLVLLGAEILFGKILSIGVPGIFVAWVVTPTVLITTYIVGQKLIKIPSKTLNMTVSADMSVCGVSAAIATAAACRAKKEELTLAVGLSLVFTSIMMIVMPAFIKAVGMPEILGGAWMGGTIDATGAVAAAGAFLGERALYTAATVKMIQNVLIGVIAFGVAVYWCAKVDCAPGQRVSAIEIWHRFPKFVIGFITASIVFSFMYSSIGTDVSYAIIDHGALRGMSKIFRGWFFCLAFVSIGLATNFRELRDYFKGGKPLILYVCGQTLNLCLTLLMAYIMFYKVFPEITARI; from the coding sequence ATGGTCGAAAACATTGAGCAAAGAAGTCCCGACGATGAAGTGGTAATGGACAAGCCCACTAGCCAGTGGTCTGATTTATGGAAAAAAGAGGATTACATGGCCATATGGCTCGGATTTGTGATCCTGCTGGTGGGTGTGCTGATTTATTTCAACAATGCGCCCTCGGACATGGACCAGACCATTTCCAGGGCCAATGCCACCCTGGAAGAACAGGCTGACCGGGCCCCGTTTAAAACCATTGAATGGTTCCAGGCCATGGATGCCAAATCCAAGCTAAAGGCCACAAGTTCATCCATCGGCAACACCATCAAGGAGTTTACAAGCAAGCCCCACGGCTGGAGCGGCAACCCGGTGCATGCATTCTACATGGACGAGCAAACCGCTGCTGAAATCCGCCGCAAAGCCACTGTGAAATACGAGGCCGCCAGTCAGAGAGCCGAAGCCGCCCTGGCCGAAGCCCGGCAGGCCCAGCAGGCTGCGGCGGCCGCGAATTTTAACAATGAATCGTTAAATGAACAGGCCTTTGACGAGATCACCCAGTGGCGCGAGGCCAAAGCAAGTGCATCAGCGGCCAAAAAGAAAGCCGGGGTTTCGGCTTATAACCAGATCCCGCATCTCATCGGCCTGATGATTGTGCTGGGGGTGTTTTTCGGCATCGGCATGAAGTTTATGGGAAAATCCTTTGGCCAGTTTGTAAAAGGGTTTTTGTTTGTGTTTTTGATTGCGATTCTGGCGTATACGGCCGCAGGCAATGCCACTATGAAGCATTACGGCATCGGCTATGCCGCCTGGGCCATTTTGTTCGGCTTGATTATCAGCAACACCGTGGGCACGCCCAAATGGGTCATGCCGTCGGTGCAGACCGAATATTTTATTAAAACCGGCCTGGTGCTGCTGGGCGCAGAAATTCTTTTCGGAAAAATCCTTTCCATCGGCGTGCCCGGAATTTTTGTGGCATGGGTGGTCACGCCCACGGTTTTGATCACCACCTATATTGTGGGCCAGAAATTGATCAAAATTCCTTCCAAGACCCTGAACATGACGGTTTCCGCTGACATGTCCGTGTGCGGTGTGTCTGCGGCCATTGCAACAGCTGCGGCCTGCCGGGCCAAAAAAGAGGAACTGACCCTGGCAGTGGGCTTGTCTCTTGTATTTACTTCCATTATGATGATTGTGATGCCGGCTTTTATTAAGGCCGTGGGCATGCCCGAGATCCTGGGCGGCGCCTGGATGGGCGGCACCATTGACGCCACCGGTGCCGTGGCCGCAGCCGGGGCGTTTCTCGGGGAGCGGGCCCTGTATACGGCCGCCACAGTCAAGATGATCCAGAACGTGCTCATCGGGGTTATCGCATTCGGCGTGGCTGTCTACTGGTGCGCCAAGGTGGACTGCGCCCCGGGCCAGCGGGTTTCGGCAATTGAAATCTGGCACCGGTTCCCGAAGTTTGTCATTGGGTTTATCACCGCATCCATTGTGTTTTCCTTCATGTATTCAAGCATTGGCACAGACGTGTCCTATGCTATTATTGATCACGGTGCGCTGCGGGGCATGTCCAAGATTTTCCGGGGCTGGTTTTTCTGTCTGGCTTTTGTGAGCATCGGGCTGGCCACCAATTTCCGGGAACTCAGGGATTACTTCAAGGGCGGAAAACCGCTGATTCTTTATGTCTGCGGCCAGACCCTGAACTTGTGCCTCACGCTTTTGATGGCATATATCATGTTCTACAAGGTGTTTCCGGAAATCACCGCAAGAATCTAA